Proteins from a genomic interval of Micromonospora sp. NBC_00389:
- a CDS encoding NAD(P)-dependent alcohol dehydrogenase → MKAIARDRYGPADVLDLRDIDTPSIGEDEVLVKVRAAGVDPGVWILMTGRPMAVRLAVGLRRPKVAVLGRDVAGVVAAVGAGVTRLRPGDEVFGTCGSGSFAEYATARQHRLAPKPANLTFVQAAATPISAVTALQSVRDARVQPGQRVLVTGAAGGVGSFAVQLLKVYGARVTGVCSTSKIELVRSIGAEDVIDYTQHEIDRGGAQYDIIIDTAGSRPLPLLRRALTPHGTIALVGGGHAKGWLLGGFQRQMAAPLLSLFGGQRVCGVTARERYEDLEELTPLIESGSVTPVIDRTYALADAPDAIRYLAQGHPAGKVVVTV, encoded by the coding sequence ATGAAAGCGATCGCCCGCGACCGGTACGGCCCGGCCGACGTGCTCGACCTCCGCGACATCGACACGCCCTCGATCGGCGAGGACGAGGTGCTCGTCAAGGTGCGCGCCGCCGGCGTGGACCCGGGCGTGTGGATCCTCATGACCGGCCGACCCATGGCCGTGCGCCTCGCGGTCGGGCTGCGCCGACCCAAGGTGGCGGTGCTCGGCCGGGACGTCGCCGGTGTGGTGGCGGCGGTCGGCGCCGGCGTGACCCGCCTGCGTCCCGGCGACGAGGTGTTCGGCACCTGCGGGAGCGGCTCGTTCGCCGAGTACGCGACGGCGCGGCAGCACCGGCTGGCGCCCAAGCCGGCCAACCTCACCTTCGTGCAGGCGGCGGCGACGCCCATCTCCGCGGTGACGGCGCTGCAGAGCGTCCGCGACGCCCGGGTGCAGCCCGGGCAGCGGGTGCTGGTCACCGGCGCGGCCGGAGGGGTCGGGTCGTTCGCCGTCCAGCTTCTCAAGGTGTACGGGGCACGCGTGACCGGCGTCTGCAGCACCTCGAAGATCGAGCTGGTGCGTTCCATCGGTGCCGAGGACGTCATCGACTACACCCAGCACGAGATCGACCGCGGCGGTGCGCAGTACGACATCATCATCGACACCGCGGGCAGCCGGCCGTTGCCGTTGCTCCGGCGCGCACTCACGCCGCATGGGACGATCGCCCTCGTCGGCGGCGGACACGCCAAGGGCTGGCTGCTCGGCGGCTTCCAGCGCCAGATGGCTGCGCCGTTGCTCTCGCTGTTCGGCGGCCAGCGGGTATGCGGCGTGACCGCTCGGGAGCGCTACGAGGACCTCGAGGAACTGACCCCGCTCATCGAGTCGGGCTCGGTCACCCCGGTCATCGACCGCACCTACGCTCTCGCCGACGCGCCCGACGCGATCCGTTACCTCGCCCAGGGTCACCCCGCGGGCAAGGTCGTCGTCACGGTGTAG
- a CDS encoding helix-turn-helix transcriptional regulator — MVKPTQVTNCIRALRFAHGEMTQAELAERIGVTRQTLIAIEQGRYSPSLEMAFRIARVFRVPLDDVFQYPDSPEEKS, encoded by the coding sequence GTGGTGAAGCCGACGCAGGTCACCAACTGCATCCGCGCGCTGCGCTTCGCGCACGGCGAGATGACCCAGGCCGAACTCGCCGAGCGCATCGGCGTCACCCGACAGACCCTCATCGCCATCGAGCAGGGCCGCTACTCGCCTTCGCTGGAGATGGCCTTCCGGATCGCCCGGGTGTTCCGCGTTCCGCTCGACGACGTGTTCCAGTACCCCGACTCCCCCGAGGAGAAGTCATGA
- a CDS encoding YybH family protein translates to MDRKQVADWLAAYEQIWRTPGTDALVTIFTEDASYQQGPYWTPVVGLPAIARMWEKQRRGPDEVFQMTSEIVAVDGDTAVSRQEVRYGDPVDQEYRDLWIMRFADDGRCRSFEEWPFWPGQQPANPPDGS, encoded by the coding sequence ATGGACAGGAAGCAGGTCGCCGATTGGCTCGCCGCCTACGAGCAGATTTGGCGGACGCCGGGCACGGACGCGCTGGTCACGATCTTCACCGAGGACGCGAGCTACCAGCAGGGGCCGTACTGGACGCCCGTCGTCGGCCTGCCGGCCATCGCCCGGATGTGGGAAAAGCAGCGCAGAGGTCCCGACGAGGTGTTCCAGATGACCAGCGAGATCGTTGCGGTTGACGGCGACACCGCGGTGTCACGCCAGGAGGTCCGCTACGGCGACCCGGTCGACCAGGAGTACCGCGACCTGTGGATCATGCGATTCGCCGACGACGGACGTTGCCGGTCGTTCGAGGAGTGGCCGTTCTGGCCGGGACAGCAGCCGGCCAACCCTCCGGACGGATCGTGA
- a CDS encoding DUF4132 domain-containing protein, whose protein sequence is MDVPEMYADEVRRQRDALWGMVDEASALAKADDLPGLRAHAKEIRRGLEAGNSIDRTGGHLDSNVGDIHASLDDIYDAAFPVQNPDDPADVLETPWPTASRTAQLASIVDHVGWPKPPLEPLADRAIAANDVHLLRLLVLTPLGRASRATVVRVLDALHEVGALDVEIIEQAFTDDEYLGNAIVGRSPADGAERSMPHACTPAVRDYFDEVAWRLTSPPEPEWTALPEVLVPRGLRFVLRAMERPTDRRMAVRLGAAELTDGERTALVEHLRDRPAEERRYAFDLRLPAGDAGVLLPLLGLPGAEPLLRLVQATSTTEAVRQDRSAILAAVRQAGVDGARRLLRICPSEIVSAALGWNRAAVSKRVKHNALAGIAAFGLLPLADGETVLDRYMALREVAKRGPKLGPNRRHSHAAAVAVALDHLAQVTAFPDAERLEWDCEARIATETPGEWHIGDYTVALRLSDAEPLITISKAGRQLTSVPAAVRADPRYPEVREHQERLRDQARRIRTGLIERLVATGGTLAPDELARLRSLPAGAVMLPALIWQDQVGTIGLLDQVDLDGPVTVVHPSLLYERDLLAHWQAEVVRQRIRQPVKQAFRELYLLTPAERDAVDVSRRFAGHTVDGKVSGQLLSGRGWSTHGQYQQHQATRPVTTEITAALVCDLPGYFGGGEVVVGELRFLAAGSVVPLADVPPVAFSEVMRDLDLVVSVAGIDPAGYASPLHGASRAHLLASLVDDLGLARVTVDGTSAVVRGSRATYRVHLNSGSIHVEPGGYLCVVPASFGGTAHPSLFLPFADEDRITSVILSKVLLLNEDEKITDPTILAQLGPRA, encoded by the coding sequence GTGGACGTACCGGAGATGTACGCCGACGAGGTCCGTCGCCAGCGAGACGCCCTGTGGGGGATGGTCGACGAGGCCTCGGCCTTGGCGAAGGCCGATGACCTGCCAGGTCTGCGGGCCCACGCCAAGGAGATCCGGCGTGGGCTGGAAGCCGGCAACAGCATTGACCGTACCGGTGGACATCTGGACTCGAACGTCGGTGACATCCACGCGTCGCTGGACGACATCTACGATGCGGCGTTTCCGGTGCAGAACCCCGACGATCCGGCAGACGTCCTGGAAACGCCGTGGCCGACCGCCAGCCGTACGGCCCAGCTCGCCTCCATCGTGGACCACGTGGGCTGGCCGAAACCACCGCTCGAGCCCCTGGCCGACCGCGCAATCGCCGCCAACGACGTTCACCTGCTGCGGCTGCTGGTCCTCACTCCGCTGGGCCGCGCGAGTCGGGCGACCGTGGTGCGGGTCCTGGACGCTCTGCACGAGGTGGGGGCGCTCGATGTCGAGATCATCGAGCAGGCGTTCACCGACGACGAGTACCTGGGCAACGCCATCGTCGGACGCTCCCCGGCGGACGGCGCCGAACGGTCGATGCCCCACGCCTGCACGCCCGCTGTGCGCGACTACTTCGACGAGGTGGCCTGGCGCCTGACCTCGCCACCCGAGCCCGAGTGGACCGCGCTACCCGAGGTGCTGGTGCCACGAGGCCTGCGGTTCGTGCTCCGGGCCATGGAGCGACCAACGGATCGCCGGATGGCCGTGCGCCTCGGCGCCGCCGAGCTGACCGATGGCGAGCGGACGGCGCTGGTGGAACACCTGCGCGATCGGCCGGCAGAGGAGCGGCGGTACGCCTTCGACCTACGGCTGCCGGCGGGTGACGCCGGGGTGCTGCTGCCACTGCTCGGGCTACCCGGCGCGGAGCCGCTGCTGCGGCTGGTGCAGGCGACCTCCACAACGGAGGCTGTGCGGCAGGACAGGAGCGCCATCCTCGCTGCCGTGCGGCAGGCCGGCGTCGACGGTGCGCGCCGGCTGCTGCGGATCTGCCCGAGCGAGATCGTCTCCGCCGCGCTGGGCTGGAACCGCGCAGCCGTCTCCAAGCGCGTCAAGCACAACGCGCTGGCGGGCATCGCCGCTTTCGGCCTGCTGCCGCTGGCCGACGGGGAGACGGTGCTCGACCGCTACATGGCGTTGCGGGAGGTGGCGAAGCGGGGTCCGAAGCTGGGTCCGAACCGCAGGCACAGCCACGCCGCCGCGGTCGCCGTCGCCCTCGACCATCTCGCCCAGGTGACCGCTTTCCCAGACGCCGAGCGCCTGGAGTGGGACTGCGAGGCCCGCATCGCCACTGAGACGCCCGGCGAGTGGCACATCGGCGACTACACCGTCGCGCTGCGGCTGTCCGATGCCGAGCCGCTCATCACCATCAGCAAGGCAGGCAGGCAGCTGACGTCGGTGCCGGCTGCCGTACGCGCCGACCCGCGGTACCCCGAGGTCCGCGAACACCAGGAACGGCTACGCGACCAGGCTCGCCGCATACGTACCGGGCTGATCGAGCGACTCGTCGCCACCGGCGGCACCCTCGCGCCTGACGAGCTCGCCCGCCTGCGGAGCCTGCCAGCCGGCGCGGTGATGCTCCCGGCGCTGATCTGGCAGGACCAGGTGGGCACGATCGGCTTGCTCGACCAGGTCGACCTCGACGGTCCGGTCACCGTGGTGCATCCGTCGCTGTTGTACGAGCGGGACCTGCTCGCCCACTGGCAGGCGGAGGTCGTCCGGCAACGGATCCGACAACCCGTGAAACAGGCCTTCCGGGAGCTGTACCTGTTGACTCCGGCCGAACGCGACGCTGTCGACGTGTCGCGACGGTTCGCCGGACACACGGTCGACGGCAAGGTGTCGGGTCAGCTGCTGTCCGGGCGCGGCTGGTCGACTCATGGCCAGTATCAGCAGCACCAGGCAACCCGGCCGGTCACCACCGAGATCACCGCCGCGCTGGTCTGCGACCTGCCCGGCTATTTCGGTGGGGGAGAGGTGGTCGTCGGCGAGTTGCGTTTCCTGGCCGCAGGCTCGGTCGTCCCCCTGGCCGACGTGCCGCCGGTGGCGTTCTCCGAGGTCATGCGGGATCTGGACCTCGTCGTGTCGGTCGCCGGGATCGACCCGGCCGGGTACGCCTCGCCGCTACACGGGGCGAGCCGGGCCCATTTGCTGGCCAGCCTGGTCGATGATCTCGGGCTGGCCCGGGTGACCGTCGACGGCACGTCGGCCGTGGTCCGTGGCTCCCGGGCCACCTATCGAGTGCACCTCAACAGCGGCAGCATTCACGTCGAGCCCGGTGGCTACCTGTGCGTGGTACCAGCCTCGTTCGGCGGCACGGCCCATCCCAGCCTGTTCCTGCCGTTCGCCGACGAGGACCGGATCACCAGCGTCATTCTCAGCAAGGTGCTTCTGCTCAACGAGGACGAGAAGATCACCGACCCGACGATCCTGGCCCAGCTTGGTCCACGGGCCTGA
- a CDS encoding SDR family oxidoreductase: protein MSGKTCLVTGATSGIGKETALRLAMLGATVIIVARDAARGETARDEIRRHVPLAQIETVAADLSSLAQVRRLADEVMARYDRLDVLVNNAGVISMRRQLTADGLETTFATNHLGPFLLTNLVRGLLERSAPARVVTVSSAAHKQARTIPWDDLPRGAQAGHAQTYPLSKLLNILFTVELAKRLTGTGVTANCLHPGFVRTALGRDVTGALGAVVRLVLRIQPGPATGAETSVYLASSPEIADVTGGYFVRCKPAEPSALARDARAAARLWALSEELAGLDPGR, encoded by the coding sequence ATGTCGGGCAAGACCTGCCTGGTGACCGGCGCGACCAGCGGGATCGGCAAGGAGACAGCGCTGCGGTTGGCCATGCTCGGCGCTACCGTGATCATTGTCGCCCGCGATGCGGCACGCGGTGAGACGGCCCGCGACGAGATCCGCCGGCACGTACCGCTCGCGCAGATCGAGACCGTGGCCGCGGACCTGTCGAGCCTGGCGCAGGTACGCCGGCTGGCCGACGAGGTCATGGCTCGGTACGACCGGCTCGATGTCCTGGTCAACAACGCTGGCGTGATCTCGATGCGCCGGCAGCTGACCGCCGATGGGTTGGAGACTACGTTCGCGACCAACCATCTGGGGCCGTTCCTGCTCACCAACCTGGTGCGTGGGCTGTTGGAGCGCAGCGCTCCCGCACGGGTGGTCACGGTCTCGTCCGCCGCCCACAAGCAGGCCCGGACAATCCCGTGGGATGACCTGCCCCGCGGGGCGCAGGCCGGGCATGCGCAGACCTATCCCCTCTCGAAACTACTGAACATCCTGTTCACCGTCGAGTTGGCCAAGCGTCTGACCGGCACCGGAGTCACCGCAAACTGTCTGCATCCCGGCTTCGTACGTACCGCCCTCGGCCGCGACGTCACCGGCGCGCTCGGCGCGGTTGTGCGGCTCGTCCTGCGTATTCAGCCCGGCCCCGCAACTGGTGCCGAGACCTCGGTATACCTTGCCAGTTCGCCGGAGATCGCCGACGTGACCGGCGGCTACTTCGTCAGGTGCAAGCCTGCCGAGCCAAGCGCTCTGGCCAGAGACGCCCGGGCTGCCGCGAGGTTGTGGGCGCTCAGCGAAGAACTTGCTGGCCTTGACCCAGGCCGGTAA
- a CDS encoding RNA-guided endonuclease InsQ/TnpB family protein: protein MKIVVQVRLFPDAAQQAALRATVGLCNDAANVASGLAYQRRVFAKQSLQRLTYGQLKDMGLSAQPAIHVARKVSGAYATLTANIQAGNLGKPASKRRQAAEGKPIRFRRDAAQPFDDRCLSWQLAARTVSIWTVAGRSGPIRLGCSDQQHATLAAHRRGESDLVCRDGKWFLYATCDIPDTATKEPDGFLGVDLGIANLATDSDGRHHSGKATNRIRHRNQRLRAKLQTIGTKSAKRLLKKRRRKESRFAADTNHRIAKSIVTEAERTGRGIALEDLGGIRDRVRLRRPQRVTLHSWAFHQLGQYIAYKAKRSAVAVVHVNPAYTSQGCSACGHVAKANRPNQSTFHCRSCGFAEHADRNAARNIAARGVTGWAAVSLPNAARPRAHHHEPSRSASPAPQGREAD, encoded by the coding sequence GTGAAGATTGTCGTGCAGGTCCGGCTGTTCCCGGACGCCGCTCAGCAGGCGGCGTTGCGGGCCACTGTGGGCCTGTGCAACGACGCCGCGAACGTCGCCTCCGGGTTGGCGTACCAGCGGCGGGTGTTCGCCAAGCAGTCGTTGCAGCGGCTCACCTACGGCCAGTTGAAGGACATGGGTCTGTCCGCGCAGCCCGCCATCCACGTCGCCCGGAAGGTATCCGGCGCGTACGCCACCCTGACGGCCAACATCCAGGCCGGCAACCTCGGCAAGCCAGCCTCGAAGAGGCGCCAGGCCGCCGAGGGCAAACCGATCCGGTTCCGTCGCGACGCGGCGCAGCCGTTCGACGACCGTTGCCTGTCCTGGCAACTGGCTGCCCGCACCGTGTCGATCTGGACGGTCGCTGGCCGATCCGGGCCGATCCGCCTCGGCTGCTCCGACCAGCAGCACGCCACCCTGGCCGCGCACCGCCGCGGCGAGTCGGACCTGGTCTGCCGCGACGGCAAGTGGTTCCTGTACGCCACCTGCGACATCCCCGACACCGCGACCAAGGAACCGGACGGGTTCCTCGGCGTCGACCTCGGCATCGCCAACCTCGCCACCGACTCCGACGGCCGCCACCACAGCGGCAAAGCCACAAACCGCATCCGGCACCGCAACCAGCGGCTCCGCGCGAAACTCCAGACCATCGGCACCAAGTCCGCCAAGCGGCTGCTGAAGAAACGCCGCCGCAAGGAATCCCGGTTCGCCGCCGACACCAACCACCGCATCGCCAAGAGCATCGTGACCGAGGCCGAACGCACCGGCCGCGGAATCGCCCTGGAAGACCTGGGCGGCATCCGCGACCGGGTACGGCTCCGACGGCCCCAGCGGGTCACGCTGCACTCGTGGGCGTTCCACCAACTCGGCCAGTACATCGCCTACAAGGCGAAGCGGTCCGCAGTGGCGGTCGTGCACGTCAACCCGGCGTACACCTCGCAGGGATGCTCCGCCTGCGGACACGTCGCCAAGGCCAACCGGCCCAACCAATCCACCTTCCACTGCCGGTCATGCGGCTTCGCCGAGCACGCCGACCGAAACGCAGCCCGCAACATCGCCGCACGCGGTGTTACAGGCTGGGCAGCCGTCAGCCTGCCGAACGCGGCGCGACCTCGTGCTCATCACCACGAGCCGTCACGATCCGCAAGCC
- a CDS encoding GntR family transcriptional regulator, producing MQVQAWSIHDLDEIFSLRSVLEPWGCRLAATRGTIDVDALDALAHRMDEVAPDRRPTDVDELTELNNRFHRMILEASDNSRLAGVVSSVIQMPLVSRTFSRYTPDALRRSLAHHHELVAALAAPDPDWAESVMRSHVRAAWHSIRLRDGGDKRLTRNCRSRSAQPQVTRHPDQPPWGRARLGLRPLYWRRRASALASSRSFSASAELIRERWLNACG from the coding sequence GTGCAGGTCCAGGCATGGAGCATCCACGATCTCGACGAGATCTTCAGCCTGCGGTCCGTGCTCGAGCCGTGGGGCTGCCGACTGGCGGCCACCAGGGGCACCATCGACGTGGACGCGCTAGACGCGCTGGCCCACCGGATGGACGAGGTCGCGCCGGACAGACGACCGACCGACGTGGACGAGCTCACCGAGCTGAACAACCGGTTCCACCGGATGATCCTCGAGGCGTCCGACAACAGCCGACTGGCCGGCGTCGTCTCCTCGGTGATCCAGATGCCGCTCGTCTCGCGCACCTTCTCCCGGTACACCCCGGACGCGCTGCGCCGTAGCCTGGCTCACCACCACGAACTGGTGGCGGCCCTGGCCGCGCCCGACCCCGACTGGGCGGAGTCGGTCATGCGCAGCCACGTACGCGCGGCGTGGCACTCCATCCGACTGCGAGACGGCGGCGACAAGCGCCTGACCCGGAACTGCCGAAGTAGGTCAGCACAACCGCAAGTCACCCGCCACCCTGATCAGCCCCCGTGGGGGCGAGCGCGTCTGGGGCTGAGGCCACTCTATTGGCGGCGCCGGGCGTCGGCCTTGGCGTCGAGCAGGTCGTTCAGCGCCAGCGCCGAGTTGATCAGGGAGAGATGGCTGAACGCCTGCGGGTAG
- a CDS encoding glycoside hydrolase family 15 protein, whose product MESYPAIEDHGLIGDLQTAALVTCDGTIDWFCAPRFDSPSIFAALLDHERGGYFRIAPHDVRYVTKQLYLPGTPILITRFISADGVAEVMDFMPVTGDQAVDAHRLVRMVNMVRGSMRFRVECRPRFDYAREKHQLERHRNGYVFRSRSAVLTFNPVDPVRQLMSQGGDIRLEDDDLVVYGTLNEGDTGGVVLETAGTEPRIIAPAEVQGMFEWTRDYWRRWVERSRYTGRWREMVERSAITLKLMTYAPTGAMIAAPTAALPELVGGTRNWDYRYTWVRDTSFSVHALLGLGFTEEVSRYMNWLDERIREAGDHQDPLKIMYRVDGSSDLHEEILDHLEGYRGSRPVRIGNGAADQLQLDIHGEALYAMHLADEQGIRVSHQVWKSTVRLVDWLCQHWDQADAGIWESRHHPRNYTFGRVMSWVALDRAIRLATRTGRPGDITGWAEQRNRIYNQVMARGYNRERGSFVQAYDENVLDAALLSMPAVGFVTPSDPLWQSTLNAIERELVSDSLVHRYDPVHSPDGLPGHEGTFNMCTFWYVEALARSGRLDDARLTFEKMFTFSNHLGLYAEEIAATGEQIGNYPQAFSHLSLINSALALNDLLDAKADARRRQ is encoded by the coding sequence GTGGAGAGCTATCCGGCGATCGAGGATCACGGGCTCATCGGAGACCTGCAGACCGCCGCGCTGGTGACGTGCGACGGGACGATCGACTGGTTCTGCGCGCCGCGCTTCGACTCGCCGAGCATCTTCGCCGCGCTGCTGGACCACGAGCGGGGTGGCTATTTTCGCATCGCCCCGCACGATGTCCGGTACGTCACCAAGCAGCTCTACCTGCCTGGCACTCCGATCCTGATCACCCGGTTCATCAGCGCGGACGGCGTCGCCGAGGTGATGGACTTCATGCCGGTCACCGGCGATCAGGCCGTTGACGCGCACCGCCTGGTCCGCATGGTCAACATGGTCCGGGGCAGCATGCGGTTTCGGGTGGAGTGCCGGCCCCGGTTCGACTACGCCCGGGAGAAGCACCAACTGGAGCGCCACCGCAATGGGTACGTCTTCCGCAGCCGGTCGGCGGTGCTCACCTTCAACCCGGTTGACCCGGTGCGGCAGTTGATGTCGCAGGGAGGCGACATCCGCCTGGAGGACGACGACCTGGTCGTATACGGCACCCTGAACGAGGGTGACACCGGCGGGGTGGTCCTGGAGACGGCCGGCACGGAGCCACGGATCATCGCGCCGGCAGAGGTCCAGGGGATGTTCGAGTGGACCCGGGACTACTGGCGGCGCTGGGTCGAGCGCTCCCGCTACACCGGGCGGTGGCGGGAGATGGTCGAGCGCTCGGCCATCACGCTGAAGCTCATGACGTACGCGCCGACCGGCGCGATGATCGCCGCGCCCACCGCCGCGCTGCCCGAGCTGGTCGGCGGCACCCGCAACTGGGACTACCGCTACACCTGGGTACGCGACACGTCGTTCTCGGTGCACGCGCTGCTCGGCCTCGGCTTCACCGAAGAGGTCAGCCGGTACATGAACTGGCTGGACGAGCGGATCCGCGAGGCCGGTGACCACCAGGACCCACTGAAGATCATGTATCGGGTGGATGGCTCCTCCGATCTGCACGAGGAGATCCTCGATCACCTGGAGGGCTACCGCGGCTCCCGACCGGTGCGGATCGGCAACGGCGCCGCCGACCAGCTCCAACTCGACATCCACGGCGAGGCCCTCTACGCCATGCACCTCGCCGACGAGCAGGGCATCCGCGTCTCGCACCAGGTGTGGAAGAGCACCGTCCGGCTCGTCGACTGGCTCTGCCAACACTGGGACCAGGCCGACGCCGGCATCTGGGAGAGCCGCCACCACCCCCGCAACTACACCTTCGGCCGGGTGATGTCCTGGGTGGCGCTGGACCGGGCCATCCGCCTCGCCACCCGCACCGGCCGCCCCGGCGACATCACCGGCTGGGCCGAGCAACGCAACCGGATCTACAACCAGGTCATGGCCCGCGGATACAACCGGGAACGCGGCAGCTTCGTGCAGGCGTACGACGAGAACGTGCTGGACGCGGCGCTGCTCTCCATGCCGGCGGTCGGCTTCGTGACGCCGAGCGACCCCCTCTGGCAGTCCACCTTGAACGCGATCGAGCGCGAGCTGGTCTCCGACAGCCTGGTCCACCGGTACGACCCGGTCCACTCCCCCGACGGCCTTCCCGGCCACGAGGGCACCTTCAACATGTGCACGTTCTGGTACGTCGAGGCGCTGGCCCGCTCCGGCCGCCTGGACGACGCCCGGCTCACCTTCGAGAAGATGTTCACCTTCAGCAACCATCTCGGCCTGTACGCCGAGGAGATCGCCGCGACCGGTGAGCAGATCGGCAACTACCCGCAGGCGTTCAGCCATCTCTCCCTGATCAACTCGGCGCTGGCGCTGAACGACCTGCTCGACGCCAAGGCCGACGCCCGGCGCCGCCAATAG
- a CDS encoding FAD-binding oxidoreductase, which translates to MAGKGRSWWGWGNVEDAVTGAEATALATRVRTLLPDVDLTEHVAPPVDELGLRPPRVNPPTSLARLCSTDPADRAAHTHGKAFRDVVRNLHGDVHDPPDLVVRPVTEQDVVDVLDWCAGRDIAVIPYGGGSSVVGGVEPRLGDAYPAAVSLDLGRLDRVLEVDPTSRAARIQAGVFGPALEDQLRRYDLTLRHFPQSFEFSTLGGWLATRAGGHYATVLTHIDDLVESMRVITPAGTSQSRRLPGSGAGPSPDRLFLGSEGALGVITEAWMRLQDRPRWRAGASVHFTDYDGAVTATRAIAQSGLHPSNCRLLDPVEALLNAGAATTGGVLVLGFESADHPVTPWLDRAVELCRDHGGTLPEPSRSDDSSGPRQRTAAADAWRSAFLRMPYQRDALAARSMIVETFETACTWDRFPALRAAVLAAAGEALRAVAATGVVTCRFTHVYPDGPAPYFGVYATGRWGATLAQWDQVKHAVSDALLAAGGTITHHHAVGRDHRPWYDRQRPDPIALALRAAKSALDPSWILNPGVLVDPAR; encoded by the coding sequence ATGGCCGGGAAAGGCCGTTCGTGGTGGGGCTGGGGGAACGTCGAGGACGCAGTGACCGGCGCGGAGGCCACGGCGTTGGCAACCCGGGTGCGTACCCTGCTGCCCGACGTCGACCTGACCGAGCACGTTGCGCCGCCGGTGGACGAACTCGGCCTGCGCCCACCGCGGGTCAATCCGCCGACGTCACTCGCCAGGCTGTGCTCGACGGATCCGGCCGACCGGGCGGCGCACACCCATGGCAAGGCGTTCCGGGACGTCGTCCGCAACCTGCACGGGGATGTCCACGACCCGCCGGACCTGGTGGTCCGGCCGGTGACCGAGCAGGACGTCGTCGACGTGCTGGACTGGTGCGCGGGCCGGGACATCGCGGTAATCCCCTACGGCGGCGGATCGTCAGTGGTCGGCGGTGTGGAGCCGCGGCTGGGTGACGCGTATCCCGCGGCGGTCAGTCTCGACCTTGGGCGCCTCGACCGGGTGCTGGAGGTGGACCCGACCAGCCGGGCGGCCCGCATCCAGGCCGGAGTGTTCGGCCCGGCGCTGGAGGACCAACTCCGGCGGTACGACCTCACCCTGCGGCACTTCCCGCAGTCGTTCGAGTTCTCCACCCTGGGCGGCTGGCTAGCCACCCGCGCCGGCGGTCACTACGCCACCGTCCTCACCCACATCGACGACCTGGTGGAGTCGATGCGGGTGATCACCCCAGCGGGCACCAGCCAGTCGCGCCGGCTGCCCGGCTCCGGCGCCGGGCCGTCCCCGGACCGTCTGTTCCTCGGCTCCGAAGGCGCGCTCGGCGTCATCACCGAGGCGTGGATGCGGCTGCAGGACCGGCCCCGCTGGCGGGCGGGCGCCTCGGTGCACTTCACCGACTACGACGGGGCGGTCACCGCCACCCGGGCCATCGCCCAGTCCGGTCTGCACCCGAGCAACTGCCGGCTGCTCGACCCGGTGGAGGCGCTTCTCAACGCCGGCGCCGCCACCACCGGCGGCGTGCTCGTCCTGGGATTCGAGTCCGCAGACCATCCGGTCACACCATGGCTGGACCGCGCCGTCGAGCTGTGCCGCGACCACGGCGGAACCCTGCCGGAGCCATCCCGCAGCGACGACTCGTCCGGCCCACGGCAGCGCACCGCCGCCGCCGACGCCTGGCGGTCAGCGTTCCTGCGGATGCCGTACCAGCGCGACGCGCTCGCCGCCCGGTCGATGATCGTGGAGACGTTCGAGACCGCCTGCACCTGGGATCGATTCCCCGCCTTGCGCGCTGCCGTGCTCGCCGCGGCCGGCGAAGCGCTGCGCGCCGTCGCCGCGACCGGTGTGGTCACCTGCCGCTTCACGCATGTATACCCGGACGGCCCCGCTCCCTACTTTGGTGTGTACGCCACCGGCCGCTGGGGCGCCACCCTCGCACAGTGGGACCAGGTCAAGCATGCCGTCTCCGACGCGCTGCTCGCCGCCGGCGGGACCATCACCCACCACCACGCCGTCGGCCGCGACCACCGACCGTGGTACGACCGGCAGCGTCCGGACCCGATCGCGCTCGCACTGCGCGCCGCCAAGAGCGCCCTCGACCCGTCCTGGATCCTCAACCCCGGCGTCCTCGTCGATCCCGCCCGCTGA